From the genome of Myxococcales bacterium:
TACCGGGACCCAGGTCACGTAGGGCGCAAGTACGTCCATGAGGAAACCGTCACGCTTGTGCTGACCGTCGAAGCGCACCTTGGCACCCAGAAGGCAGGTCGAGGCACCCACGCGCAACACAGGTCGAGTTCCGTCCTCAGACTTCGCAGCAGCCATATCCATTCCAGGATACGCCGACCTGGCGGAACGTGCGCGGCTTGGGTCGCATCCGGTTGGCTGCGCCGGGTGTGCCTGCTACGTTCGGTCGCTTCATGGAGGAAGACGAGCCGCGAGCGCCCGCCCCGCCGAAGCCCGCGTCCGGGAGCTTGCCCATTCGCGCCCGCACGGAGTTGTTTCGGGTGGGCGAAGACGAGACGGGGATGCGGCTCGACCAGGTGCTGCCCCGCCACGTCGCCGATCTGTCGCGGCGGCAAGCGCGAACGCTGCTCGATCTGGGCGGCGTGTTCGTCAACGGTGTGCGGACGAAGGTGGCCAGCCGCCTCGTGGCCACGGGGGACGAAATCAAAGCCTTCATCGGGGGGGCTTTGGCGCGCGCACAGAACCGGGTAGGGGAGGCCGCCCGCGCTCACGACGCTGAGAGATTGCCCTCGTTCACGGTTTTGTTCGAGGACGCTGACCTGGTCGTCGTGAACAAGCCGGCCGGGCTCCTGACGGCCCCCACCCCCGAAAGCGACCGCAACAACTTGGCCGACCTCCTGGCCCGACGACACGCGCGCCGCCAGACCCTCTTTGTGGTGCACCGCATAGACCTGCAAACGAGTGGGGTCTTGGTGTTTGCGAAAACACCCCAGGCCAACAGACGCCTTTCGGAGCGCTTCGCGGCCCACGACATCGACCGTGCCTACCTTGCCGTGGTCGCCGGGGCGTTCCCCGACGACCTTCGCACGATTGACCGCGCGCTCCGAGGGAAGCGGGCCGTGACGCACGTCGCGGTTTCGGAACGTTTCGGGACCTTCGCGACAGCCTTGACGGTGACCCTCGAAACGGGACGCACCCACCAAATCCGCCTTCACGTCGGCGGCCTCGGCCACCCGGTGTTGGGAGATCCCGACGTGGCGCGTGCGAGCGTTCGCGGCCCGCGGCCGCCCCGTATGGCGCTGCATGCCGCGCGCCTCGGCTTCTTGCATCCCGTCACCGGAGCACCCCTGAACTTCGAGGCGGAGCTGCCGGCCGATTTGGCCAAGTGGATGGAGCGGCTCCGTGTTTCGTCCCCGTGACGCAGAGCGAGCTTGGCCCTGAACCTCGGGCCCCAAGGCGGCTGCTGCGCCCCCAAAAACGATTCACGTTGCAACTTACGAGGGGGTCTGGCATCTCACACCCAAAGCTGATGACTTGCTTACCTTGGGGACCCCTTGGGGCGCTGACTGGGCGGGGGGGAGATGCGATGGCGGCTCATTTGCAGAGACACTTGTCGTTCGGGCCGATGGGCGATGGGGAGGTCCGGGCGAAAGGATTGACACCTTGAGCGTCGATACATGGACTTCCTTCGGGCTGCTCGGCCTGGTGCTTACGGCCACGGCGGCCTACTTGCTCCGGCTTGCGTGGTTGGGTCGAGCCCGGGCGAGCCGATTGGACAAGGACGGCGGCAGCGCCCTGCTCTCCGTCCCGGTGATGGAGCTTGGTTACTGGCTGCTGCGGCCCATCGTGTCGTTGCTCGACCGGCTGGGCGCAACCCCGAACGGCGTGACGGTCTTCGGGCTCTTTCCCGCGGCGCTTGCCGGATTGTTCGCCGTGCAGGGCTGGTTTGCGCTTGCGGGGCTCTTCGGTATGGTCGGGGCGTTCTGCGATGCGCTCGACGGCCTCCTGGCCCAACGTCAAGGCGGCTCGACCCGCGGCGGTCAAGCCCTCGACTCGATCTTGGATCGCGTGACCGAGTCACTGCTCTTCGTTGGGGTGGCGGTGTACTTCCGGGAGCAGCCTTGGATTTTGGGCTTGTGCCTGATGGCTTTGTCGGGCGCTTACCTGACGAGCTATGTCTCGGCCAAAGCTGAGGCCATGCAGGTGTCAATACCGCGCGGGGTTATGCGACGCGCCGAGCGTGCCGTTTACTTGCTGACCGCCGCAGGCTTCCTGCCGCTTTGGGCGCTGTGGATTGGCCCCGAAGGCTCCTTTGCTCTCCGGCATTTGCCGCTGGTGACGGCCTTGGGGCTCATCGCTCTCGGCGCGAACCTTTCCGCCTTCGTTCGCATCCGGGCGCTTGTGCGCGTACTGGGGCCGGCCTCCGCCGAAGTGACACCCGAGCCCCTGAGGAATGGACGGCCCGCCACGCAGGAGTTCCCGCCGCTGTCCGCGCCTGCGCCGCGTGCGGCCACGGCCGACGGCCGCGGGGTTGTTTGACCCCGCACCGTAAACCGTGGCGAAGCGTCGTTCTCGGGCCCGGGTGGCTCAGGCCCGCTCGATGAGGCCTGCAGCGCCCATACCGCCGCCGATGCACATCGTGAGCACCGCGTAGCGGCCCTGGCGGCGCTCGAGTTCGTGCAAGGCCGTCGCGATCTGGCGGGCCCCCGTGCATCCGAGCGGATGACCCAGGGCGATGGCGCCGCCGTTTACGTTGACGCGCTCCTCGGGCAGGCCCAGCTCGCGCATGCAGTAAAGGGCCTGCGAGGCAAAGGCTTCGTTCAGCTCGAAAAGGTCGATCTGGTCCACCTTCATCCCCAGCAGATGCAGCAGTTTGCGAACCGCGGGTACGGGTCCCGTTCCCATGATGGCCGGCGGCACCCCCGCCACGGCGAAGCCGCGAAAGTAAGCGCGCACCTTCTTGCCTGTGTTCCGAGCCGTATCGGCGTTCATGAGCACCACGGCCGCGGCGCCGTCGTTGAGGGGAGACGAATTGCCCGCCGTCACCGAACCCGTGGGGTCGAAAGCGGGTGCCAGGGTCTTGAGACGCTCGAGGGATGTGTCGCTGCGCGGCCCCTCGTCTCGATCCACCGTGGTCGCGATCCAACGGTCGTCCTCCCAGACCCGGGTGTCCACGGGAACACACTCGGCGGCCATGCGCCCCTCGTCCCAGGCTGCCACGGCCCTTTGGTGACTGCGCAGCGCAAAGGCATCCTGGTCCTCGCGTGAGACGTTGAACCTGCGCGCCACGTTTTCGGCCGTGTTGCCCATCGGGATGTAGGCATCCGGGAACGTCTCGACCAAGGTGGGGTTCAGCGCCACCTTGTTGCCACCCATGGGGATCATCGACATGGACTCGACACCGCCCGCGATGGCCGCGTCGATGGCGCCGAGGGCGATGCGCTCGGCGGCGATCGCCGTAGCCTGCAGGCCGGAGGCGCAAAACCGGTTGACCGTCATGGCGGGCACCTCGTCCGGCAGCCCGGCGAGATGGCCAACCAGGCGCGCGACGTTCAGACCTTGCTCACCTTCCGGAAGGGCGCAGCCGAAGATGAGGTCTTCGGGGATTGCGCCCTCCACTTCGGCACGCCGTAGGGCCTCCTTGACCACCAGAGCGCCGAGATCGTCGGGGCGGGTGTTGCGAAGATTGCCCTTAATCGCACGCCCGATCGGGGTCCTGACAGCAGATAGTATCGCGACGTCTCGCATGGTGTCTCCGTTAGTTGCGCAGGGGCTTGCTGGTGGTGAGCATGTGCTGGATGCGGGCGCGGGACTTTTCCTCGCCGCAGAGCGAGAGGAAGGCCTCCCGCTCGAGGTCCAGCAGATGCTGCTCGGTCACGCGGGCGCCCGGCGCCACGTCCCCACCCGATAGGATGCGCGCCAGGTGGCTTCCGATTTTGGCGTCGTGCTCACTGATGCGGTGAGCATCCGCCAGGTTGTGGAGGGCCGCCTTCATGGTGGCGGCGCCCGTGGTGCCCACCACCTTGACGCGGCGGGGAGGGGGCGGGCGGTAGCCGGCCCGGGCGAGCCCCAGCGCGAGCTGCTTGGCGTCGGCCAGCAGGGTGTCGCGGCTCATCGATACCGAGTCGTGCGCGTGCAGGTAGCCGAGGTCCCGCCCCTCTTCGGCGCTCGTCGACACCCGGGCGGTGCCGAGATACTCGAACGGCTGGCGCACGAGGGCGAGCAGGTCAACGTTCGGGTTCGTGTCGGCCAGTGCCGACGCGCGGGCCGCCATCTCCATGCACCCGCCGCCTGCGGGAATGAGGCCCACCCCCACCTCCACGCAGCCCACGTAAAGTTCGGCGGCCGCCCGCACGTGCGGGCATCCCAAAACCACTTCGGCGCCTCCACCCAGGGCCAAACCGAAGGGCGCACACACCACCGGTACGCGGGCATAGCGGGTCCGCATACAGGCGTTTTGAAATCCGATCAGAATCTGGTCGACGGCGGCGTAGTTGTTCTGGGACAAGCCCACCATCAGCGAAAATAGGTTGGCTCCCGCGCAGAACGCGTCGGGCGCTTCGTTACCGATGATGAGGGCCACGCCGTCACGCTCGGCGCGCTCGACGCCCTTTTGCATCATGCTGACGATGTCGGCATCGATGGCGTTCATCTTCGCGTGGAACTCCACGCAGAACACGCCGTCGCCGAGATCGAGCAACGACGCGCCGGCGTTGCGTTCCACCTCGCCGCCGAACGCACGCACCTCCTCGAGCGAGAGGCGGCGTTCGTCCTGCGGCACGGGGTGGTACCCCCCACGGACCGCCAGCTGCCGCAGCTCGGTGGGTGTCTCGCGTTCGTAGAAGTGGGTTTCGCCTGCGGCCACGCGTTCCTTCACCCAGGCGGGCACGGCGAGACCCGCCGCCTCCATCTTGGAGATCGTCTCGGGCACGCCCAGCGCGTCCCAGGTCTCGAAGGGGCCCCGCTCCCAGCCGAAGCCCCACTTGAGAGCCCGGTCCACGTCCACCACGCTGTCGGCGATGTCTCCCATGCGGTTGGCGGCATAGATCAGCGTTTCGTAGAGCACCTGACGGGCGAGGCTCGAGGCCCGGTCGTCTCCGTTCACCACACGGCGGATCCGCTCATCGAGGTCATCGACGCCCTTGGTCGCACCGATCGAGGCAAAACGCGGCTTCGTCAGGGGCTCGTAGGCGAGCGTGGCGAGGTTGAGCTGAACGATGCCCGCGCCCTCTTTTTTGTAAAATCCCTGCTTGGTTTTGCTCCCCAGCCACTTGCGCTCCACGAGCTCTTTGAGCACGTCAGGAAGCGCGAAGACCTCCCGGCGCTCATCGTTCGTGAGGGCCTCGTGGCAGTTGTTGGCGACGTGCACCAGCGTATCCAGGCCGACCACGTCGGCCGTCCGGAACACCGCGCTCTTCGGGCGGCCGAGTGGCTTGCCGAAGATGGCGTCGACTTCTTCCACCGTGTAGCGCTGTTCCACGGCCAGGGCCAACGTGCGCATGAGCGAGAACGTGCCCACGCGGTTGGCGATGAAGTTGGGCGTGTCCTTGGCTCGCACCAGCCCCTTGCCGAGGTAGGTTCCGCAGACCTGTTCGGCCAGGGCGACCGCCGCGTCCGAGGTCTCTTCGCCCGTCACCACTTCGACCAGCTTCAAGTAGCGGGGCGGGTTGAAAAAATGCGTGATCAAGAAGCGCTGCTTGAATGCGTGGCTTCGGCCCGCGACCAGCTCGGCCAG
Proteins encoded in this window:
- a CDS encoding RluA family pseudouridine synthase, giving the protein MRGLGRIRLAAPGVPATFGRFMEEDEPRAPAPPKPASGSLPIRARTELFRVGEDETGMRLDQVLPRHVADLSRRQARTLLDLGGVFVNGVRTKVASRLVATGDEIKAFIGGALARAQNRVGEAARAHDAERLPSFTVLFEDADLVVVNKPAGLLTAPTPESDRNNLADLLARRHARRQTLFVVHRIDLQTSGVLVFAKTPQANRRLSERFAAHDIDRAYLAVVAGAFPDDLRTIDRALRGKRAVTHVAVSERFGTFATALTVTLETGRTHQIRLHVGGLGHPVLGDPDVARASVRGPRPPRMALHAARLGFLHPVTGAPLNFEAELPADLAKWMERLRVSSP
- a CDS encoding CDP-alcohol phosphatidyltransferase family protein — its product is MSVDTWTSFGLLGLVLTATAAYLLRLAWLGRARASRLDKDGGSALLSVPVMELGYWLLRPIVSLLDRLGATPNGVTVFGLFPAALAGLFAVQGWFALAGLFGMVGAFCDALDGLLAQRQGGSTRGGQALDSILDRVTESLLFVGVAVYFREQPWILGLCLMALSGAYLTSYVSAKAEAMQVSIPRGVMRRAERAVYLLTAAGFLPLWALWIGPEGSFALRHLPLVTALGLIALGANLSAFVRIRALVRVLGPASAEVTPEPLRNGRPATQEFPPLSAPAPRAATADGRGVV
- a CDS encoding thiolase family protein; translation: MRDVAILSAVRTPIGRAIKGNLRNTRPDDLGALVVKEALRRAEVEGAIPEDLIFGCALPEGEQGLNVARLVGHLAGLPDEVPAMTVNRFCASGLQATAIAAERIALGAIDAAIAGGVESMSMIPMGGNKVALNPTLVETFPDAYIPMGNTAENVARRFNVSREDQDAFALRSHQRAVAAWDEGRMAAECVPVDTRVWEDDRWIATTVDRDEGPRSDTSLERLKTLAPAFDPTGSVTAGNSSPLNDGAAAVVLMNADTARNTGKKVRAYFRGFAVAGVPPAIMGTGPVPAVRKLLHLLGMKVDQIDLFELNEAFASQALYCMRELGLPEERVNVNGGAIALGHPLGCTGARQIATALHELERRQGRYAVLTMCIGGGMGAAGLIERA
- a CDS encoding enoyl-CoA hydratase/isomerase family protein, yielding MAKPIDEVAVLGAGVMGAAIAAHLANAGFKVLLLDIAPRDAPPGDAWARNRIARDGLARAKASKPASFFSKRFEPLVTVGNLDDDLGRAAACDFIVEAVIENLAIKRSLYEKLDALGGGAVIASNTSGLPLAELVAGRSHAFKQRFLITHFFNPPRYLKLVEVVTGEETSDAAVALAEQVCGTYLGKGLVRAKDTPNFIANRVGTFSLMRTLALAVEQRYTVEEVDAIFGKPLGRPKSAVFRTADVVGLDTLVHVANNCHEALTNDERREVFALPDVLKELVERKWLGSKTKQGFYKKEGAGIVQLNLATLAYEPLTKPRFASIGATKGVDDLDERIRRVVNGDDRASSLARQVLYETLIYAANRMGDIADSVVDVDRALKWGFGWERGPFETWDALGVPETISKMEAAGLAVPAWVKERVAAGETHFYERETPTELRQLAVRGGYHPVPQDERRLSLEEVRAFGGEVERNAGASLLDLGDGVFCVEFHAKMNAIDADIVSMMQKGVERAERDGVALIIGNEAPDAFCAGANLFSLMVGLSQNNYAAVDQILIGFQNACMRTRYARVPVVCAPFGLALGGGAEVVLGCPHVRAAAELYVGCVEVGVGLIPAGGGCMEMAARASALADTNPNVDLLALVRQPFEYLGTARVSTSAEEGRDLGYLHAHDSVSMSRDTLLADAKQLALGLARAGYRPPPPRRVKVVGTTGAATMKAALHNLADAHRISEHDAKIGSHLARILSGGDVAPGARVTEQHLLDLEREAFLSLCGEEKSRARIQHMLTTSKPLRN